In Streptomyces sp. DG2A-72, one genomic interval encodes:
- a CDS encoding cytosine permease, with protein MTTAPADSSGTIAPEYGDKVIAVETAGSEPIPDAERHGGPLQLLWTWASPNIEFATVYIGVISVLFFGLTFWQATAALLLGTALGALSHGILSLDGPRFGVPQMAIGRLSFGYKGNLLPSGVNALVAGVGWFAVNSVSAAFALNTLTGLRPLPSLLLVVAAEIVIGFIGHNFVHAFEKYAFPALAVIFLLAGVWTFKEANLAALGTGGGIGGFLLAFSAAWGYAAGWNPGASDYSRYLPRTANRLRTALYPAVGLFVSIAVVSVIGAASATIVAPEGASPTAAFTGHLPGWLSDLVLLAIILGAVSANALNVYSSAMSITSLGLKLPAWLGRSAIVVLCGLAGTAAAWASLADAGHAYEAFLLVIAYWVGPWLGVVLVERWLRARTPVEELATRLGDRTFANWPGVAALLTGIVVSVPLFSNQEKFVGWVPERWPSFGDVTCLVGFVVSAGLYWALRRKDQPTSASSV; from the coding sequence ATGACGACAGCTCCCGCCGACTCCTCCGGCACGATCGCCCCCGAGTACGGTGACAAGGTCATCGCCGTCGAGACGGCGGGCTCGGAACCCATCCCCGACGCCGAACGGCACGGCGGTCCACTGCAGTTGCTGTGGACGTGGGCGTCTCCGAACATCGAGTTCGCGACCGTCTACATCGGCGTGATCTCGGTCCTCTTCTTCGGGCTGACCTTCTGGCAGGCGACCGCGGCGCTGCTGCTGGGCACGGCGCTCGGGGCGCTGTCGCACGGGATCCTGTCCCTGGACGGCCCGCGGTTCGGGGTCCCGCAGATGGCGATCGGGCGCCTCTCCTTCGGGTACAAGGGGAATCTGCTGCCCTCCGGGGTGAATGCGCTGGTCGCCGGGGTCGGCTGGTTCGCCGTGAACAGTGTGAGCGCCGCCTTCGCGCTCAACACCCTGACCGGTCTACGTCCGCTCCCCTCCCTCCTGCTGGTGGTGGCCGCCGAGATCGTGATCGGCTTCATCGGCCACAACTTCGTCCACGCCTTCGAGAAGTACGCGTTCCCGGCCCTCGCGGTGATCTTCCTGCTGGCCGGGGTGTGGACCTTCAAGGAGGCGAACCTCGCCGCCCTCGGCACGGGCGGCGGCATCGGCGGCTTCCTGCTCGCCTTCAGCGCGGCCTGGGGCTACGCGGCGGGCTGGAACCCGGGCGCCTCCGACTACTCCCGCTATCTCCCGCGCACGGCGAACCGCCTCCGGACGGCCCTGTACCCGGCCGTCGGCCTCTTCGTCTCCATCGCGGTGGTGTCGGTGATCGGCGCGGCATCGGCGACGATCGTCGCCCCCGAGGGCGCCAGCCCTACGGCCGCCTTCACAGGCCATCTCCCGGGCTGGCTCAGCGACTTGGTGCTGCTCGCCATCATCCTCGGCGCGGTCTCCGCGAACGCCCTGAACGTCTACTCCTCCGCCATGTCGATCACCTCTCTCGGCCTGAAGCTGCCCGCGTGGCTCGGGCGCAGCGCGATCGTCGTGCTGTGCGGTCTCGCGGGTACGGCGGCGGCGTGGGCGTCGCTCGCGGACGCGGGGCACGCGTACGAGGCGTTCCTGCTGGTGATCGCGTACTGGGTGGGCCCGTGGCTGGGGGTGGTCCTGGTGGAGCGGTGGCTCCGGGCGCGGACGCCGGTCGAGGAACTGGCGACACGGCTCGGCGACCGGACCTTCGCCAACTGGCCCGGTGTCGCCGCCCTGTTGACCGGCATAGTGGTGTCCGTGCCGCTGTTCTCCAACCAGGAGAAGTTCGTCGGCTGGGTGCCTGAGCGCTGGCCGTCCTTCGGGGACGTGACATGCCTGGTCGGGTTCGTGGTGAGCGCGGGGCTGTACTGGGCGCTGCGGCGGAAGGATCAGCCGACGTCCGCCTCTTCGGTCTGA
- a CDS encoding PLD nuclease N-terminal domain-containing protein, translating into MLRYLPLLLVLALWIYAFIDCLNTPEDEVKRLPKVAWVFIILLFGQVLVGPVAWFVAGKVRKTPASGITPFSPGSRTKFVAPDDNPDFLKSLKDEEEDKKRGDDPKDD; encoded by the coding sequence ATGCTCAGGTATCTGCCCCTCCTGCTGGTCCTCGCCCTGTGGATCTACGCCTTCATCGACTGCCTGAACACCCCGGAGGACGAGGTGAAGAGGCTGCCGAAGGTGGCGTGGGTGTTCATCATCCTGCTCTTCGGCCAGGTGCTGGTCGGCCCGGTCGCCTGGTTCGTGGCGGGCAAGGTCCGCAAGACCCCGGCGAGCGGCATCACCCCTTTCTCCCCGGGCAGCCGTACGAAATTCGTCGCTCCCGACGACAACCCCGACTTCCTCAAGTCCCTCAAGGACGAGGAGGAGGACAAGAAGCGCGGCGACGACCCCAAGGACGACTGA
- a CDS encoding menaquinone biosynthesis decarboxylase, translated as MAYDDLRSLLRALEREGELKRIKAEVDPYLEVGEIVDRVQKAGGPALLFESVRGSSMPLAMNVFGTDRRLLKALGLKSYGEISEKIGGLLRPELPHGFVGVREAFGKLGAMTHVPPKKVKDAPVQEVTLYGDEVDLDDLPALFTWPQDGGSFFNLGLTHTKDPESGIRNLGLYRLQRHDKRTIGMHWQIHKDSRNHYQVAARRGERLPVAIAFGCPPAVTYASTAPLPGDIDEYLFAGFIAGRRIEMVDCKTVPLQVPAQAEVVLEGWLEPGEMLPEGPFGDHTGFYTPQEPFPALKIDCVTMRKRPLLQSIVVGRPPTEDGPLGRATERFFLPLLKVIVPDIVDYHLPEAGGFHNCAIVSIDKKYPKHAQKVMHAVWGAHMMSLTKLIVVVDADCDVHDLHEVAWRALGNTDYARDLSVVEGPVDHLDHASYQQFWGGKAGIDATKKWPEEGYTRDGGWPEMVLSDPETAAKVDRRWKEYGL; from the coding sequence ATGGCTTACGACGATCTTCGCTCCCTGCTCAGGGCGCTGGAGCGCGAGGGTGAACTCAAGCGCATCAAGGCCGAGGTCGACCCGTATCTGGAGGTCGGGGAGATCGTCGACCGGGTCCAGAAGGCGGGTGGCCCGGCGCTGCTCTTCGAGAGCGTGCGCGGCTCCAGCATGCCGCTCGCCATGAACGTCTTCGGGACCGACCGGCGCCTGCTGAAGGCGCTGGGCCTGAAGTCGTACGGCGAGATCTCCGAGAAGATCGGCGGCCTGCTCCGCCCCGAGCTGCCGCACGGCTTCGTCGGTGTACGCGAGGCCTTCGGGAAACTCGGCGCGATGACGCACGTACCGCCGAAGAAGGTGAAGGACGCACCCGTCCAGGAAGTCACGCTGTACGGCGACGAGGTCGACCTCGACGACCTGCCCGCGCTGTTCACCTGGCCCCAGGACGGCGGCTCCTTCTTCAACCTGGGCCTCACCCACACCAAGGACCCCGAGTCCGGCATCCGCAACCTCGGCCTGTACCGCCTCCAGCGCCACGACAAGCGCACCATCGGCATGCACTGGCAGATCCACAAGGACAGCCGGAACCACTACCAGGTCGCCGCCCGGCGCGGTGAGCGGCTGCCGGTCGCCATCGCCTTCGGGTGTCCGCCCGCCGTGACCTACGCCTCGACCGCGCCGCTCCCCGGTGACATCGACGAGTACCTGTTCGCCGGGTTCATCGCGGGCAGGCGGATCGAGATGGTCGACTGCAAGACCGTGCCGCTGCAGGTTCCGGCGCAGGCGGAGGTCGTCCTGGAGGGCTGGCTGGAGCCCGGCGAGATGCTGCCCGAAGGGCCCTTTGGCGATCACACCGGCTTCTACACCCCGCAGGAGCCCTTCCCGGCCCTGAAGATCGACTGCGTGACGATGCGGAAGCGGCCGCTCCTGCAGTCGATCGTCGTAGGCCGCCCCCCGACGGAGGACGGACCGCTTGGCCGTGCAACGGAGCGCTTCTTCCTCCCGCTGCTGAAGGTCATCGTCCCGGACATCGTGGACTACCACCTGCCGGAAGCGGGGGGCTTCCACAACTGTGCGATCGTCTCGATCGACAAGAAGTACCCCAAGCACGCCCAAAAGGTGATGCACGCTGTATGGGGTGCGCACATGATGTCCCTCACCAAGCTGATCGTCGTGGTCGACGCCGACTGTGACGTCCACGATCTGCACGAGGTCGCCTGGCGGGCCCTCGGCAACACGGACTACGCCCGCGACCTCTCGGTCGTGGAGGGTCCGGTCGACCATCTCGACCACGCCTCCTATCAGCAGTTCTGGGGCGGCAAGGCGGGTATCGACGCGACGAAGAAGTGGCCCGAGGAGGGCTATACGCGGGACGGCGGGTGGCCCGAGATGGTGCTGTCCGACCCGGAGACGGCGGCGAAGGTCGACCGCCGGTGGAAGGAGTACGGCCTTTGA
- the mqnP gene encoding menaquinone biosynthesis prenyltransferase MqnP, with amino-acid sequence MSSASAAIPQPGRTKAFLRLVMIEHSVFALPFAYIAALTAMFQWDRNIHWGRLLLVTICMVGLRTFAMAVNRIIDREIDARNPRTAQRELVTGAMSVKHAWTGALIAVVIFLGSAALLNPLCLALAPVAVIPMVVYPYGKRFTNFPQAILGLAQAMGPVGGWLAITGEWSWDAVILGLAVGIWIGGFDLIYACQDVETDREIGVMSVPARFGIPAAVQGARVCHAVTTVLFVWYAVVTDAGFFFWFGLLIVASAFIYEHSIVRPHDLSRLNRAFFSVNGFIGIALFVCALLDLMVRGLTV; translated from the coding sequence TTGAGTTCCGCATCCGCCGCGATCCCGCAGCCGGGACGCACCAAGGCGTTCCTGCGTCTGGTGATGATCGAGCACTCGGTCTTCGCACTTCCCTTCGCCTATATCGCCGCGCTCACCGCGATGTTCCAGTGGGACCGGAACATCCACTGGGGCCGGCTGCTCCTGGTGACGATCTGCATGGTCGGGCTGCGCACCTTCGCGATGGCCGTGAACCGGATCATCGACCGTGAGATCGACGCCCGTAATCCCCGGACGGCGCAGCGTGAGCTGGTCACCGGTGCGATGTCGGTGAAGCATGCCTGGACCGGTGCGTTGATCGCCGTGGTGATCTTTCTCGGCTCGGCGGCGCTGCTCAATCCGCTGTGTCTGGCCCTCGCGCCCGTCGCGGTGATCCCGATGGTGGTCTATCCCTATGGCAAGCGGTTCACGAACTTTCCGCAGGCCATTCTTGGTCTCGCCCAGGCGATGGGGCCGGTCGGCGGGTGGCTGGCGATCACCGGTGAGTGGTCCTGGGACGCGGTGATCCTGGGGCTTGCCGTCGGTATCTGGATCGGTGGGTTCGATCTGATCTACGCCTGCCAGGATGTCGAGACCGATCGTGAGATCGGGGTGATGTCGGTTCCGGCTCGCTTCGGGATTCCGGCGGCGGTGCAGGGGGCGCGGGTGTGCCATGCCGTGACCACGGTCTTGTTCGTCTGGTATGCGGTGGTGACGGACGCCGGCTTCTTCTTCTGGTTCGGTCTGCTGATTGTCGCGAGCGCGTTCATTTACGAGCACTCGATTGTGCGGCCGCATGATCTGTCGCGGCTGAACAGGGCGTTCTTCAGTGTCAACGGGTTCATCGGGATCGCGTTGTTCGTGTGTGCGCTGCTGGATCTGATGGTGCGGGGGCTCACGGTCTGA
- a CDS encoding rhomboid family intramembrane serine protease, translated as MLGWVALLWLLEVVDVISGHALDGLGITPREPSELIDIVPAAFLHFGFAHVAANSVPLLVLGFLAALGGLRRFALVCAVIIVADGLGVWLISPAHSNTAGASGLIFGLFGFLLVTGFVERRPLGILVGLLIAAVWGGSILAGLAPTQTSVSWQGHLIGLVSGVVAAYLFRRPAIPARGV; from the coding sequence ATGCTGGGCTGGGTGGCCCTGTTGTGGCTGCTGGAAGTGGTCGACGTGATCAGCGGCCATGCGCTGGACGGCCTCGGCATCACCCCGCGCGAACCGTCCGAGCTGATCGACATCGTGCCCGCCGCCTTCCTGCACTTCGGCTTCGCCCATGTCGCCGCCAACAGCGTGCCCCTGCTGGTCCTCGGCTTCCTCGCGGCCCTCGGCGGCCTGCGCCGGTTCGCCCTCGTCTGCGCGGTGATCATCGTCGCGGACGGACTGGGCGTATGGCTCATATCCCCGGCGCACAGCAACACCGCGGGCGCCTCCGGCCTGATCTTCGGCCTCTTCGGCTTCCTCCTGGTGACCGGCTTCGTGGAGCGCCGCCCACTCGGCATCCTCGTCGGCCTCCTGATAGCCGCCGTCTGGGGCGGCTCCATCCTGGCCGGCCTGGCCCCCACCCAGACCAGCGTCAGCTGGCAGGGCCACTTGATCGGCCTGGTGTCGGGAGTAGTGGCGGCCTACCTGTTCCGCCGCCCCGCGATACCCGCGCGCGGCGTCTGA
- a CDS encoding UbiX family flavin prenyltransferase: MNRVKPGETARTPWIVGVSGASGTPYAAAVLRALLAAGESVDLVVSRASRLTLLDETGIPFRDAHWQDDLREWLARGADGKPEAFGVDIAGVRHWSAGDLAAGPSSGSYPAKGMLIVPASTACVAGVALGLSKDLLQRAASVTLKEGRRLVVAVREAPLNGQTLRHLVTLDDAGATVVPTSPAFYQGATHIQDLVDFVAGRILDAAGVQHDLYRRWKGELGGGSGPT, translated from the coding sequence GTGAACCGAGTCAAGCCAGGAGAGACGGCGCGTACGCCTTGGATCGTAGGGGTGTCCGGCGCCTCCGGCACCCCGTATGCCGCCGCCGTGCTGCGCGCGCTGCTGGCCGCGGGCGAGAGCGTCGACCTGGTCGTCAGCCGCGCCTCCCGGCTCACCCTGCTCGATGAGACCGGCATCCCCTTCCGGGACGCCCACTGGCAGGACGACCTGCGGGAATGGCTGGCGCGAGGGGCCGACGGCAAGCCGGAGGCCTTCGGCGTGGACATCGCCGGCGTACGGCACTGGAGCGCCGGGGACCTGGCCGCGGGGCCGTCCTCGGGGTCGTACCCCGCCAAGGGCATGCTGATCGTCCCCGCCTCCACCGCCTGCGTCGCGGGCGTCGCGCTCGGGCTGTCGAAGGACCTGCTCCAGCGCGCGGCGAGCGTGACCCTCAAGGAGGGCCGGAGGCTCGTCGTCGCCGTACGCGAGGCACCGCTCAACGGGCAGACCCTGCGCCACCTGGTGACACTGGACGACGCCGGCGCGACCGTCGTACCCACCTCGCCCGCGTTCTACCAGGGGGCCACGCACATCCAGGACCTGGTGGACTTCGTGGCCGGCCGGATCCTGGACGCGGCCGGCGTCCAGCACGACCTCTACCGCCGCTGGAAGGGCGAACTCGGCGGAGGGTCCGGCCCGACCTGA
- a CDS encoding Lrp/AsnC family transcriptional regulator → MDAVDRQLIQALRENGRASYAELGRLVGLSGPSVTDRINRLEAAGVITGYRATVDAASLGLGVTALIGISLSDATDHEDVARRLRDLSEIEDCWFIAGEDSYMLKVRAADVDGLEKIIRRLSGTKGVSRTRTTIVLSTKWENRVGELPEEA, encoded by the coding sequence ATGGACGCGGTGGACAGGCAGCTCATCCAGGCCCTGAGAGAGAACGGCCGGGCCTCGTACGCGGAGCTGGGGCGCCTCGTCGGCCTGTCGGGACCCAGCGTCACCGACCGCATCAACCGGCTGGAGGCGGCCGGCGTCATCACCGGCTACCGCGCCACCGTCGACGCCGCCTCACTCGGCCTCGGCGTCACCGCCCTGATCGGCATCTCACTCTCCGACGCCACCGACCACGAGGACGTGGCCCGGCGACTGAGGGATCTCTCCGAGATCGAGGACTGCTGGTTCATCGCCGGCGAGGACTCCTACATGCTCAAGGTGCGCGCCGCCGACGTGGACGGCCTGGAGAAGATCATCCGCCGGCTCAGCGGCACCAAGGGCGTCTCCCGGACCCGTACCACGATCGTGCTCTCCACGAAGTGGGAGAACCGGGTCGGAGAACTGCCCGAAGAGGCGTAG
- the mqnE gene encoding aminofutalosine synthase MqnE: MDVGLKRELEQKVRAGERLTREDGIALYESDDLAWLGGLAHEVRTRKNGDVVHFNVNRHLNMTNVCTASCAYCSFQRKPGEKDAYTMRIEEAVKLAKAMEGENLTELHIVNGLHPNLPWRYYPRSLRELKAALPDVSLKAFTATEIHHFETISGLSASEILDELIDAGLESLTGGGAEIFDWEVRQHIVDHRTHWEDWSRIHRLAHEKGLKTPCTMLYGHIEEPRHRVDHVLRLRELQDETNGFQVFIPLRYQHDFVDMKDGKVRNRLQARTQMATGAEALKTFAVSRLLFDNVPHVKVFWVMHGVQTAQLALQHGADDMDGSVVEYKITHDADDFGTPNKLTREDLLDLIRDAGFRPVERNTRYEIIREYEGPDPLRRESPQPMRV; the protein is encoded by the coding sequence ATGGACGTCGGGCTCAAGCGCGAGCTGGAGCAGAAGGTCAGGGCCGGTGAGCGGCTGACCCGTGAGGACGGCATCGCGCTGTACGAGTCGGACGACCTGGCCTGGCTGGGCGGGCTGGCGCACGAGGTGCGGACGCGCAAGAACGGCGATGTCGTGCACTTCAACGTCAACCGGCATCTCAACATGACCAACGTCTGTACGGCCTCCTGCGCCTACTGCTCGTTCCAGCGCAAGCCGGGCGAGAAGGACGCGTACACGATGCGCATCGAGGAGGCCGTGAAGCTCGCCAAGGCGATGGAGGGCGAGAACCTCACCGAGCTGCACATCGTCAACGGACTGCATCCCAATCTTCCGTGGCGGTACTACCCCCGTTCCCTGCGCGAGCTGAAGGCGGCCCTGCCGGACGTGTCGCTCAAGGCGTTCACGGCGACGGAGATCCACCACTTCGAGACGATCTCCGGGCTGAGCGCGTCCGAGATCCTCGACGAGCTGATCGACGCCGGGCTGGAGTCCCTCACCGGCGGCGGCGCGGAGATCTTCGACTGGGAGGTGCGGCAGCACATCGTGGACCACCGCACCCACTGGGAGGACTGGTCCCGCATCCACCGGCTGGCGCACGAGAAGGGTCTGAAGACCCCGTGCACCATGCTGTACGGCCACATCGAGGAGCCGCGGCACCGCGTCGACCACGTTCTCCGGCTCCGTGAGCTCCAGGACGAGACGAACGGCTTCCAGGTCTTCATCCCGCTGCGCTACCAGCACGACTTCGTCGACATGAAGGACGGCAAGGTACGCAACCGCCTCCAGGCGCGCACCCAGATGGCGACGGGTGCGGAGGCTCTGAAGACCTTCGCTGTCTCCCGTCTCCTCTTCGACAACGTCCCGCACGTCAAGGTTTTCTGGGTCATGCACGGCGTTCAGACCGCGCAGCTGGCCCTCCAGCACGGCGCCGACGACATGGACGGGTCGGTGGTCGAGTACAAGATCACGCATGACGCGGACGACTTCGGTACGCCGAACAAGCTCACCCGTGAGGATCTGCTGGATCTGATCCGGGATGCGGGGTTCCGGCCGGTGGAGCGGAACACGCGGTACGAGATCATTCGGGAGTACGAGGGGCCGGATCCGTTGCGCAGGGAGTCGCCGCAGCCGATGCGGGTGTGA
- a CDS encoding UdgX family uracil-DNA binding protein (This protein belongs to the uracil DNA glycosylase superfamily, members of which act in excision repair of DNA. However, it belongs more specifically to UdgX branch, whose founding member was found to bind uracil in DNA (where it does not belong), without cleaving it, appears to promote DNA repair by a pathway involving RecA, rather than base excision.), translating to MVSTEAPEDAYTAEPFLPDRGGLSSLRRAAAECRGCPLHRDATQTVFGAGNPDARVMLVGEQPGDQEDRQGKPFVGPAGRLLDRALEEAGIDPADAYVTNAVKHFKFTQAEPRKRRIHKAPTLREMTACGPWLAAELAVVEPELIIVLGATAGKALLGSSFRVTQVRGTVLEEEIHGRQERLVPTVHPSSVLRAQDDKDRRAAYEGLVSDLKVAARALS from the coding sequence ATGGTTAGTACTGAGGCGCCTGAGGACGCCTATACCGCTGAACCCTTTCTTCCCGACCGTGGCGGTCTCTCCTCCCTCCGTCGCGCCGCTGCCGAGTGCAGGGGTTGCCCCCTGCACCGGGACGCCACCCAGACCGTCTTCGGTGCCGGGAACCCGGACGCTCGCGTCATGCTCGTCGGCGAGCAGCCCGGCGATCAGGAGGACCGTCAGGGCAAACCCTTCGTCGGGCCGGCCGGGCGCCTCCTGGACCGTGCGCTGGAGGAGGCCGGCATAGATCCGGCGGACGCCTATGTCACCAATGCCGTCAAGCACTTCAAGTTCACGCAGGCCGAGCCTCGTAAGCGCCGTATCCACAAGGCGCCGACCCTGCGTGAGATGACGGCGTGCGGGCCGTGGCTCGCGGCCGAGCTGGCGGTCGTGGAGCCGGAGTTGATCATTGTGCTCGGTGCCACCGCGGGCAAGGCGCTGCTCGGGTCGTCGTTCCGGGTGACGCAGGTGCGCGGGACGGTCCTGGAGGAGGAGATCCATGGACGTCAGGAGCGGCTGGTGCCGACCGTGCACCCGTCGTCGGTGCTGCGGGCACAGGACGACAAGGACCGGAGGGCGGCGTACGAGGGGCTGGTCTCGGATCTGAAGGTGGCGGCGCGAGCACTGTCGTAA
- a CDS encoding GNAT family N-acetyltransferase, whose amino-acid sequence MSLTFTLDPAVDPTLRDGILDLWTDVSNAGGSVGFVPPVTREAIRPELVKHFAAMAEGRTRLLVGHDESGQVAATAFLTFNTHRLMTHWLWLYTVMVHPRHQGRGYGRDLLSAAEDAARGFDGIEAIRLTCRGGNGLERFYGSCGYKEVGRVPGAIRVAPGDDRDDVHMLLTLS is encoded by the coding sequence GTGTCCCTTACTTTCACCCTGGACCCCGCCGTCGATCCCACCCTCCGCGACGGCATCCTCGACCTGTGGACCGACGTCTCCAACGCGGGCGGTTCCGTCGGCTTCGTGCCCCCGGTGACGCGGGAGGCGATACGCCCGGAGCTGGTGAAGCACTTCGCGGCGATGGCGGAGGGCCGCACCCGGCTGCTCGTCGGGCACGACGAGTCCGGGCAGGTCGCGGCGACCGCCTTCCTCACGTTCAACACGCACCGGCTGATGACGCACTGGCTGTGGCTGTACACGGTGATGGTGCACCCGCGGCACCAGGGCCGGGGCTACGGCCGTGACCTGCTGTCCGCCGCCGAGGACGCGGCCCGCGGCTTCGACGGCATCGAGGCGATCCGGCTCACCTGCCGGGGCGGCAACGGCCTGGAGCGGTTCTACGGCTCCTGCGGCTACAAGGAGGTCGGCCGGGTCCCCGGCGCGATCCGTGTCGCTCCCGGAGACGACCGGGACGACGTCCACATGCTGCTGACGCTGAGCTGA
- a CDS encoding MBL fold metallo-hydrolase, which translates to MSQVNIARPDAPGYDELVPSRYALKVGDIDVMVISDGVLPIPAVTMATNAATADLAAWLSDMFLPPEMLDWPLNVAVVRSGGRTILIDSGLGTEFPGFPRAGQLAMRLHAAGIDPASVTDVVLTHLHMDHIGGLLVDGLRGQLRPDLRVHLAAAEAEFWEAPDFSRTVMPAPVPEVLRTTASRFLDMYRSQLRPFEAEYEVAPGVMICRTGGHTPGHSIVRLESGGDRLTFAGDAVFQCGFDKPEWHNGFEHDPEESARVRIRLLKELAASGEQLVATHLPFPSICNVAVAGNAFRFVPAVWDY; encoded by the coding sequence ATGAGCCAGGTCAACATCGCACGCCCCGATGCACCGGGGTATGACGAATTGGTTCCGTCGCGCTACGCGCTGAAGGTCGGCGACATCGACGTGATGGTGATCAGCGACGGGGTGCTGCCGATCCCCGCCGTGACGATGGCCACCAACGCCGCCACGGCCGACCTGGCGGCGTGGCTTAGTGACATGTTCCTGCCACCGGAGATGCTCGACTGGCCACTGAATGTGGCCGTGGTGCGCAGCGGAGGCCGGACCATCCTCATCGATTCCGGGCTGGGGACAGAGTTTCCGGGCTTTCCGCGGGCCGGGCAGTTGGCCATGCGACTGCACGCCGCCGGGATCGATCCCGCATCCGTGACCGACGTGGTGCTCACCCACTTACACATGGACCACATCGGCGGGCTGCTCGTCGACGGGCTGAGGGGCCAACTGCGCCCGGACCTGCGGGTCCACCTGGCGGCCGCCGAGGCCGAGTTCTGGGAAGCGCCTGATTTCTCCCGCACCGTCATGCCGGCACCGGTGCCGGAAGTGCTTCGAACGACCGCCTCGCGGTTCCTGGACATGTACCGCAGCCAGTTGCGGCCGTTCGAGGCGGAGTACGAGGTGGCGCCAGGAGTAATGATCTGTCGCACCGGCGGTCACACCCCCGGCCACAGCATCGTCCGCCTGGAGTCCGGCGGCGACCGGCTGACGTTCGCCGGCGATGCCGTGTTCCAGTGCGGGTTCGACAAGCCCGAGTGGCACAACGGCTTCGAACACGACCCCGAGGAATCAGCCCGCGTCCGGATCCGTCTCTTGAAAGAGCTGGCGGCGAGCGGCGAGCAACTGGTGGCCACTCACCTCCCGTTCCCGTCCATCTGCAACGTGGCGGTCGCCGGCAACGCCTTCCGTTTCGTACCGGCCGTCTGGGATTACTGA
- a CDS encoding DUF4229 domain-containing protein, which translates to MLRYTLMRLGIFAGCLVVVWGLVYSGLAPRGLGASNGMWVVLLALVISAPISFVVLRKERDRASVRIVQKVDRVKANLDANRSQEDVADDASRAQGHAS; encoded by the coding sequence ATGCTCCGCTACACACTGATGCGCCTCGGGATCTTCGCGGGCTGCCTCGTGGTCGTCTGGGGCCTCGTCTACTCCGGCCTGGCCCCGCGGGGCCTCGGCGCGTCCAACGGCATGTGGGTCGTCCTGCTCGCCCTGGTGATCTCCGCCCCGATCAGCTTCGTGGTGCTGCGCAAGGAGCGGGACCGGGCGTCGGTGCGGATCGTCCAGAAGGTGGACCGGGTGAAGGCCAACCTGGACGCCAACCGTTCCCAGGAGGACGTGGCGGACGACGCCTCCCGTGCACAGGGGCATGCCTCTTAA
- a CDS encoding TetR/AcrR family transcriptional regulator: MGAVKTKRMPRAVREQQMLDAAVQTFGQRGYMAASMDEIAELAGVSKPLVYLYLNSKEDLFTACIRREATALTEAVRKGVDPGLPADRQLWAGLRAFFTHTAQNPDGWSVLHLQARTHGEPFAAEVAAMREEIVAFVTQLILAGAREAHHDPDLPEREVAGLAEALVGAAESLAAWANATPGVTARQAAATLMNFAWAGLGGLMAGRPWPPPQEPDAQAG, translated from the coding sequence ATGGGTGCCGTGAAGACCAAGCGGATGCCGCGTGCCGTACGTGAGCAGCAGATGCTCGACGCCGCCGTGCAGACCTTCGGCCAGCGGGGATACATGGCCGCGTCGATGGACGAGATAGCCGAACTGGCGGGCGTTTCCAAGCCGTTGGTCTATCTGTACCTCAACTCGAAGGAAGACCTCTTCACGGCGTGCATCCGCCGGGAGGCCACCGCGCTCACCGAAGCGGTCCGCAAGGGCGTCGACCCGGGCCTGCCCGCCGACCGCCAACTCTGGGCAGGGCTGCGGGCGTTCTTCACGCACACCGCGCAGAACCCGGACGGCTGGTCGGTGTTGCACCTCCAGGCCCGCACGCACGGCGAGCCGTTCGCCGCCGAGGTCGCCGCGATGCGTGAGGAGATCGTCGCGTTCGTGACGCAGTTGATCCTGGCCGGCGCCCGCGAGGCGCACCACGACCCGGATCTGCCGGAGCGTGAGGTCGCCGGTCTCGCGGAGGCCCTGGTCGGCGCCGCCGAGTCGCTCGCCGCCTGGGCCAACGCGACCCCGGGCGTGACCGCCCGTCAGGCCGCCGCGACGCTGATGAACTTCGCCTGGGCGGGCCTGGGCGGCCTGATGGCGGGCCGTCCCTGGCCCCCGCCGCAGGAGCCGGACGCTCAGGCCGGGTAG